The genomic DNA CCATCCATTACCAAGAACTGTGCGCCACCAGGATGTTGGCTGCTGTAGCCTGCTTTGGTCGAATTGGAGAAGTCGTTGATCCGATACGCGGTGGTGCCCATTGCGACGCCTGGGTATCCCACAATCCAACGAAACGCTCCCCAGCGTGGCGTGCCAACGAGTGCGGTGTTCGTGCCCGCGGTACTGGCGCTCCACGTATAGTCTTCATAATTGAAGGTCGTTTCTCCAACGCCAATCGTGTTGCTGGTGCCGTCGGTAATATCGCCGTGCCGGTAGTGCCGGCTCGCATAGCCATAGCCACCCCAGTTCAAGCCGAACATCCCGTCGGCCCCGGCAGACATGTACGACGCGGTCCCTTCGTTCAACAAGTAGCTGCACGGACCGCCAACCTCGGTCGTCCCAGGCATTGGCAGCTCACGACGCATGACCATCGACGGGCATAGGTAAGTGGAGATTTCTTGTTTGGAGATCTCCGCGACTTCCGCATCGGTGTAGTACAGCGAAAAGTCATATTGATCGTACAGGTTGCCCTCTTCGAGGTAGGGCAGGATCGAGGCAAATCCAGAAACAAAATTGCTTTGGATGGAGCCGGCAGGGAAACAGCGGTACGTTGACTCATAGTTATGCAGGGCCAAGCCGATTTGTTTCATGTTGTTGGAACATTGCATCCGCCGGGCAGCTTCGCGAGCCGCCTGGACTGCGGGCAGCAGAAGCCCGACCAGGATGCCGATGATCGCGATCACAACGAGCAATTCAACAAGCGTAAAGCCAGCGCGGCTACGGAGGTCCTTCGAGGACATGTTTAGTTCTCCACGT from Rosistilla carotiformis includes the following:
- a CDS encoding DUF1559 domain-containing protein, which translates into the protein MSSKDLRSRAGFTLVELLVVIAIIGILVGLLLPAVQAAREAARRMQCSNNMKQIGLALHNYESTYRCFPAGSIQSNFVSGFASILPYLEEGNLYDQYDFSLYYTDAEVAEISKQEISTYLCPSMVMRRELPMPGTTEVGGPCSYLLNEGTASYMSAGADGMFGLNWGGYGYASRHYRHGDITDGTSNTIGVGETTFNYEDYTWSASTAGTNTALVGTPRWGAFRWIVGYPGVAMGTTAYRINDFSNSTKAGYSSQHPGGAQFLVMDGSVHFIAETIDAVPYESLSTKAGGEVVDDVLH